Proteins from a genomic interval of Alosa alosa isolate M-15738 ecotype Scorff River chromosome 8, AALO_Geno_1.1, whole genome shotgun sequence:
- the stx7l gene encoding syntaxin-7: protein MDYQCGVPKDPNQLAQTISSNIQKITQQTSEIQRIVSQVGTPQDTTELRQTLQQKQQNVNNLAKETDKLMKEFGSLPVTTEQRQRKIQKDRLVNDFSNALALFQRTQREAAQKEKEFVARVRASSRVSGGATDYEFGGSTNPFGSDGQTQIQADEEAITEDDLYLIQEREQSIRQLESDITDINEIFKDLGMMVHEQGDMIDSIEANVESADLNVQSATQQLARAADYQRKSRKKICVLIVILGIVAVIIGLIIWASLKG, encoded by the exons ATGGATTACCAGTGTGGAGTGCCCAAGGACCCGAACCAGCTTGCACAGACTATCAGTTCCAATATACAAAAGATCACACAGCAAA CATCTGAGATCCAGAGGATTGTCAGTCAAGTAGGGACACCACAGGACACCACTGAGCTGAGACAAACGCT ACAACAGAAGCAGCAAAATGTCAACAATCTTGCCAAAGAAACGGATAAGTTGATGAAAGAGTTTGGTTCCTTGCCGGTAACAACAGAGCAG CGCCAAAGAAAGATCCAGAAGGACCGCCTTGTCAATGATTTCTCCAACGCACTGGCACTTTTCCAAAGGACTCAGAGGGAGGCcgcacagaaagagaaagagtttgTTGCCAGAGTTCGTGCCAGCTCCAGAGTATCG GGTGGTGCCACAGATTATGAATTTGGAGGAAGTACTAATCCTTTTGGAAG TGATGGTCAGACACAAATCCAGGCAGATGAGGAAGCCATTACTGAGGATGACCTGTATCTCATCCAGGAGAGAGAACAGTCCATACGGCAGCTAGAG tCTGACATCACAGACATCAATGAAATCTTTAAAGACCTGGGAATGATGGTCCATGAGCAAGGAGACATGATTG ACAGCATAGAGGCCAACGTTGAGAGTGCTGACCTCAATGTCCAATCTGCAACTCAGCAGTTGGCAAGAGCAGCAGACTATCAG CGCAAGTCGAGGAAGAAGATCTGCGTTTTGATAGTAATTTTGGGGATTGTGGCTGTAATTATTGGCCTCATCATTTGGGCATCCCTAAAGGGATGA